One window from the genome of Amycolatopsis sp. NBC_01480 encodes:
- a CDS encoding glutaredoxin family protein, producing the protein MSDVEVEFYWRPGCGFCAALRRPLMASGLNVKEINIWEDPGAAERVRAVANGNETVPTVIIGSTALVNPSFDEVEAAVRAESAA; encoded by the coding sequence ATGAGTGACGTCGAGGTCGAGTTCTACTGGCGGCCGGGCTGCGGCTTCTGCGCGGCGCTGCGGCGCCCGTTGATGGCGAGCGGCCTGAACGTCAAGGAGATCAACATCTGGGAAGACCCGGGCGCGGCCGAGCGAGTGCGCGCGGTGGCCAACGGCAACGAGACCGTGCCGACCGTGATCATCGGCTCGACCGCCTTGGTGAACCCGAGCTTCGACGAGGTGGAAGCGGCCGTGCGGGCCGAGTCCGCCGCCTGA
- a CDS encoding MBL fold metallo-hydrolase: protein MTAPAYGELRRVSETASVLLENNPSMMTLEGTNSWVLRAPDAPAAVVVDPGYRDLEHLELLAAVGPVELIVLTHHHPDHAEGAPWLAEKVGAPVRAFDASLCLGAEPFADGDVLTAGGLSFEVLHTPGHTDDSVSLHVAGQILTGDTILGRGTTVLHDLGDYLRSLRRLIELPGGTPGLPGHGPELADLPATAREYLSHREQRLDQVRSALGVLGADATPRQVVEVVYADVDQALWAPAELSVQAQLDYLRSSEDAR, encoded by the coding sequence GTGACCGCGCCCGCGTACGGCGAGCTGCGCCGTGTTTCCGAGACAGCTTCGGTGCTGTTGGAGAACAACCCGTCGATGATGACGCTGGAGGGCACGAACAGCTGGGTGCTGCGCGCGCCGGACGCGCCCGCCGCCGTGGTCGTCGACCCGGGCTACCGCGACCTGGAGCATTTGGAGCTGCTCGCGGCCGTCGGACCGGTCGAGCTGATCGTGCTGACCCACCACCATCCGGACCACGCCGAGGGCGCGCCTTGGCTGGCAGAGAAGGTCGGGGCGCCGGTGCGGGCGTTCGACGCGTCGCTGTGCCTGGGCGCGGAGCCGTTCGCGGACGGCGACGTGCTGACCGCCGGCGGCCTGAGCTTCGAGGTGCTGCACACCCCCGGGCATACGGACGATTCCGTGTCATTGCACGTCGCGGGCCAGATCCTGACCGGCGACACGATCCTGGGCCGCGGCACCACTGTGCTGCACGATCTCGGCGACTACCTGCGCTCCCTGCGTCGGCTGATCGAGCTGCCCGGCGGCACCCCCGGCCTGCCCGGGCACGGCCCCGAGCTGGCCGATCTGCCCGCGACCGCGCGCGAGTACCTGTCGCACCGGGAACAGCGGCTGGACCAGGTGCGTTCCGCCTTGGGGGTGCTCGGCGCGGACGCGACTCCGCGCCAGGTGGTCGAGGTCGTCTACGCCGACGTCGACCAGGCACTGTGGGCGCCTGCCGAGCTGAGCGTGCAGGCGCAGCTGGACTACCTACGTTCTTCGGAGGACGCGCGATGA
- a CDS encoding NUDIX hydrolase yields the protein MDRPREFVFDIPVNPGIATRGNADGPPARPRDAATVILLRDGAAGLEVFLQHRVKGMPFAGGMTVFPGGGVDPRDADASVSWAGPPPSWWAGQFTCDDGLARALVCGAVRETFEESGVLLAGAEDGVVADVSPYRDARKALESKEISLAGFLADAGLTLRADLLLPWAHWVTPEQEPRRYDTRFFAAKLPEGQRADGATSEADAVGWQLPRDAIADAREGRRMLMPPTWLMLSELEAFATADEALASHREIVRTTPTLIRDGDHIRVVLNPTEA from the coding sequence GTGGATCGGCCCCGTGAGTTCGTCTTCGACATCCCCGTGAATCCCGGCATCGCGACGAGGGGGAACGCCGACGGGCCGCCCGCCCGGCCCAGGGACGCGGCGACGGTGATCCTCCTGCGCGACGGCGCGGCCGGCCTCGAGGTCTTCCTCCAGCACCGCGTCAAGGGCATGCCGTTCGCGGGCGGGATGACCGTTTTCCCCGGCGGCGGGGTGGACCCGCGCGACGCCGACGCGTCCGTGAGCTGGGCCGGGCCGCCGCCGAGCTGGTGGGCCGGGCAGTTCACCTGTGACGATGGCCTCGCCCGTGCGCTGGTGTGCGGCGCGGTGCGCGAGACGTTCGAGGAATCCGGCGTTTTGCTCGCGGGCGCGGAGGACGGCGTGGTCGCCGACGTCTCGCCGTACCGCGACGCCCGGAAAGCCTTGGAGAGCAAGGAAATCTCGCTCGCCGGCTTCCTCGCCGACGCCGGTCTGACGCTGCGCGCCGACCTGCTGCTGCCGTGGGCGCACTGGGTTACGCCCGAGCAGGAGCCGCGCCGTTACGACACGCGGTTCTTCGCCGCGAAGCTCCCCGAAGGCCAGCGCGCGGACGGCGCGACCTCCGAAGCCGACGCCGTCGGCTGGCAACTCCCGCGGGACGCGATCGCCGACGCCCGCGAAGGCCGCCGCATGCTGATGCCGCCCACCTGGCTGATGCTCAGCGAGCTGGAGGCGTTCGCCACGGCGGACGAGGCGCTCGCGTCGCACCGGGAGATCGTCCGGACCACTCCGACGCTGATCCGGGATGGCGACCACATCCGCGTTGTGCTGAATCCGACGGAGGCCTGA
- a CDS encoding RidA family protein: protein MTWSSRLTELGIELPGVAAPLAAYVPAVQSGSHVYTSGQLPFVDGVLAATGKVGAEVSPEEAKGHARTAALNALAAVHALVGIDSVVRIVKVVGFVASADGFTGQPAVVNGASELLGEVFGDAGVHARSAVGVAELPIGAPVEVELIVEVR, encoded by the coding sequence ATGACTTGGAGCTCCCGGCTCACCGAGCTCGGCATCGAGCTGCCCGGCGTCGCCGCGCCGCTGGCCGCGTACGTGCCGGCCGTGCAGAGCGGCTCGCACGTCTACACGTCCGGCCAGCTGCCGTTCGTCGACGGCGTGCTCGCCGCGACCGGCAAGGTCGGCGCGGAAGTCAGCCCCGAGGAGGCGAAGGGGCACGCCCGCACGGCGGCGCTGAACGCCCTCGCCGCGGTGCACGCGCTCGTCGGCATCGACTCGGTGGTGCGCATCGTGAAGGTGGTCGGCTTCGTCGCGTCCGCGGACGGCTTCACCGGCCAGCCCGCTGTGGTCAACGGCGCCTCCGAGCTGCTGGGCGAGGTCTTCGGCGACGCGGGCGTGCACGCCCGCTCGGCCGTCGGCGTCGCGGAGCTGCCGATCGGGGCGCCCGTGGAGGTCGAACTCATCGTGGAGGTGCGGTAG
- a CDS encoding DUF4177 domain-containing protein, whose translation MSATGVKFEYATVPLLIHATKQILDQWGEDGWELVTVLPNPSGEQHVAYLKRAKG comes from the coding sequence ATGAGCGCCACCGGTGTGAAATTCGAGTACGCCACCGTCCCCCTGCTGATCCACGCGACGAAGCAGATCCTCGACCAGTGGGGCGAGGACGGCTGGGAACTGGTGACGGTGCTGCCCAACCCGAGCGGCGAGCAGCACGTCGCCTACCTCAAGCGCGCGAAGGGCTGA
- a CDS encoding ArsA-related P-loop ATPase, with translation MTTPPAGWTDELSRARLHFVTGKGGTGKTTLTAALGLALAREGRRVLLIEVEGRQGIAQLFDTEPLPYAEQRIASVPGGGELRALHIDVEAALLEYFEMFYNLGFAGRTLRRMGAIEFATTLAPGLRDVLLTGKIKECVGRTESDGRHTYDAVVVDSPPTGRVVKFLDVTKALTDLAKTGPIRGQADGVVRLLHSGETAVHLATLLEEMPVRETVEAVAELDGADLRPGAVMVNRVRPPRLPARSVTAAADGRVDAARVRSGLASAGVKLPDDTLDALVEETVEHAVRVAAEQRAREQLAEADLPTLEVPELTDGVDVAGLYELAEALVEQGVR, from the coding sequence GTGACCACACCCCCCGCCGGCTGGACCGACGAGCTCTCCCGGGCCCGCCTGCACTTCGTCACCGGCAAGGGCGGTACCGGCAAGACCACGCTGACCGCGGCGCTGGGCCTCGCGCTCGCCCGTGAGGGCCGCCGCGTGCTGCTGATCGAGGTCGAGGGACGCCAGGGCATCGCCCAGCTCTTCGACACCGAACCGCTGCCGTACGCCGAGCAGCGCATCGCGTCCGTGCCCGGCGGCGGCGAGCTGCGCGCGCTGCACATCGACGTCGAGGCCGCGCTGCTCGAGTACTTCGAGATGTTCTACAACCTGGGCTTCGCCGGCCGGACGCTGCGGCGGATGGGCGCGATCGAGTTCGCCACCACGCTGGCGCCGGGCCTGCGCGACGTCCTGCTCACCGGGAAGATCAAGGAGTGCGTCGGCCGCACGGAGTCCGACGGGCGCCACACCTACGACGCCGTGGTCGTCGATTCGCCGCCGACCGGCCGCGTGGTGAAGTTCCTCGACGTCACCAAGGCCCTCACCGACCTCGCCAAGACCGGCCCGATCCGCGGCCAGGCCGACGGCGTCGTGCGGCTGCTGCACTCCGGCGAGACCGCGGTGCACCTGGCCACGCTGCTGGAGGAGATGCCGGTCCGCGAGACGGTGGAGGCGGTGGCCGAGCTCGACGGCGCCGACCTGCGCCCGGGCGCGGTCATGGTCAACCGGGTCCGGCCGCCGCGGCTGCCCGCGCGCTCGGTGACCGCGGCCGCGGACGGGCGCGTGGACGCCGCGCGGGTGCGCAGCGGGCTGGCGTCGGCCGGGGTGAAGCTGCCCGACGACACGCTGGACGCGCTGGTCGAGGAGACCGTGGAGCACGCCGTGCGCGTGGCCGCGGAGCAGCGGGCGCGCGAGCAGCTGGCCGAGGCCGACCTGCCGACGCTGGAGGTGCCGGAGCTCACCGACGGCGTCGACGTCGCGGGCCTCTACGAGCTCGCCGAGGCGCTGGTGGAACAAGGGGTGCGCTGA
- a CDS encoding ArsA family ATPase, protein MSTAIDIDALLDDADSRVVVCCGSGGVGKTTTAAALAVRAAERGRRTVVLTIDPARRLAQALGLRELSNHPKQVKVEGFEPKGELWAMMLDMRRTFDDMVRVHAGPERAEQLLQNPFYQTISTSFSGTQEYMAMEKLGQLAATDEWDLIVVDTPPSRSALDFLDAPTRLSSALDGRMIRLLTGPAKAGGWGLRKVVSAGFSMFAKAVSTIIGGQLLADASSFMQAFDSMFGGFRERARKTAELLRSSGTSFLVVAAPEPDALREASYFVERLAGESMPLAGLVANRTHPVLAQLSAAEALAAAESLVKSETSAPLAEAVLRLHADRVVLADRENRLLSRFTLAHPEVPLVRVPALAGDVHDLDGLRDIGVKLVSG, encoded by the coding sequence ATGAGCACGGCGATCGACATCGACGCGCTGCTGGACGACGCCGACAGCCGCGTGGTCGTGTGCTGCGGCTCCGGCGGCGTCGGCAAGACGACCACCGCGGCGGCGCTCGCCGTGCGCGCGGCCGAGCGCGGCCGCCGGACCGTGGTGCTCACGATCGACCCGGCGCGCCGCCTCGCGCAGGCGCTGGGCCTGCGCGAGCTGAGCAACCACCCGAAGCAGGTGAAGGTCGAAGGCTTCGAGCCCAAGGGCGAGCTGTGGGCGATGATGCTCGACATGCGCCGCACGTTCGACGACATGGTGCGCGTGCACGCCGGGCCGGAGCGGGCCGAGCAGCTGCTGCAGAATCCCTTCTACCAGACCATTTCCACGTCGTTCTCCGGGACGCAGGAGTACATGGCGATGGAGAAGCTGGGCCAGCTCGCCGCCACCGATGAGTGGGACCTGATCGTGGTGGACACCCCGCCGAGCCGGTCGGCGCTGGACTTCCTGGACGCGCCGACGCGCCTGTCCAGCGCGCTCGACGGCCGCATGATCCGCCTGCTCACCGGCCCGGCGAAGGCCGGCGGCTGGGGCCTGCGGAAGGTGGTCAGCGCGGGTTTCTCGATGTTCGCGAAGGCCGTGTCGACGATCATCGGCGGCCAGCTGCTGGCCGACGCGTCCTCTTTCATGCAGGCCTTCGACAGCATGTTCGGCGGGTTCCGCGAGCGCGCGCGCAAGACCGCGGAGCTGCTGCGCTCCAGCGGCACGTCGTTCCTCGTGGTGGCCGCGCCGGAGCCGGACGCGCTGCGTGAGGCGTCCTACTTCGTCGAACGGCTGGCCGGCGAGTCGATGCCGCTCGCCGGGCTGGTGGCGAACCGGACGCACCCGGTGCTGGCGCAGCTTTCCGCCGCGGAGGCGCTGGCCGCCGCCGAGTCGCTGGTCAAGAGCGAGACGTCCGCCCCGCTGGCCGAGGCCGTGCTGCGGCTGCACGCCGACCGCGTCGTCCTCGCCGACCGCGAGAACCGGCTCCTGTCGCGCTTCACCCTGGCCCATCCGGAGGTGCCGCTGGTCCGCGTGCCCGCGCTGGCCGGCGACGTGCACGACCTCGACGGCCTGCGCGACATCGGCGTGAAGCTCGTGAGTGGCTAG
- a CDS encoding IS110 family transposase, which translates to MLAEAQDHEEIIERVAAIDVGKAEVMCCVRVPDRVHPGRRLQEVRPYSTMTRSLLLLSDRLAELGVTRVVMEATSDYWKPVFYLLERPGRQVWLVNARDVKHLPGRPKTDRLDAVWLCKVAERQMLRPSFVPPPEVRRLRDLTRYRCDLVRARTSEKNRVEKLLEDACIKLSVVASDIFGVSGRAMMAQLIDGQRNAQQLAQLAKAGMRRKIPVLEEALTGRFTDHHAFLLATMLRRIDGIDADLTAVETEVEQALAPFAVAVARLDEIIGVGVTAASVIIAEIGVDMSRFPTPAHLSSWAKFAPGVSESAGRRKGRSATGHGNRYLASVLGEIAVVVGRTDTFLGERYRRIARRRGTNRAIVAVGRSILVIVWHLLSDSEARYRDLGAEFYQRQRGTERQKAGHIRQLQALGYHVTLEPVA; encoded by the coding sequence ATGCTGGCCGAGGCGCAGGATCATGAGGAGATCATCGAGCGGGTCGCGGCGATTGATGTGGGCAAGGCCGAGGTGATGTGTTGTGTGCGGGTGCCTGATCGGGTTCATCCGGGTCGGCGGTTGCAGGAGGTGCGGCCGTATTCGACGATGACGCGGTCGTTGCTGCTGCTCTCGGACCGGCTCGCGGAGCTGGGTGTCACCCGCGTGGTGATGGAGGCGACCTCGGATTACTGGAAGCCGGTGTTTTATCTGCTGGAGCGGCCGGGGCGGCAGGTGTGGCTGGTCAACGCCCGTGATGTGAAGCATCTGCCGGGGCGGCCCAAGACCGACCGGCTGGACGCGGTGTGGTTGTGCAAGGTCGCCGAGCGGCAGATGCTGCGCCCGAGTTTCGTGCCTCCGCCCGAAGTTCGGCGGTTGCGGGACCTGACCCGCTATCGCTGTGATCTGGTCCGGGCCCGCACGAGTGAGAAGAACCGGGTGGAGAAGCTGCTCGAAGACGCCTGCATCAAACTCTCGGTGGTCGCGTCGGATATTTTCGGGGTGTCCGGGCGGGCGATGATGGCGCAGCTGATTGACGGGCAACGCAACGCGCAGCAGTTGGCGCAGCTGGCGAAGGCGGGAATGCGCCGCAAGATCCCGGTCCTGGAGGAAGCGCTGACCGGCCGGTTCACCGATCACCACGCGTTCCTGCTGGCGACGATGCTGCGCCGGATCGACGGCATCGACGCCGACCTCACGGCGGTGGAGACCGAGGTCGAGCAGGCGCTGGCCCCTTTCGCGGTGGCGGTGGCCCGGCTCGATGAGATCATCGGCGTGGGTGTCACCGCGGCCTCGGTGATCATCGCCGAGATCGGTGTGGACATGTCCCGGTTCCCCACCCCCGCGCACCTGAGCTCCTGGGCGAAGTTCGCGCCGGGAGTGTCGGAATCCGCGGGTCGGCGCAAGGGCCGCTCCGCGACCGGGCACGGCAACCGCTACCTCGCCTCGGTACTCGGGGAGATCGCTGTCGTCGTCGGCAGAACGGACACCTTCCTCGGAGAACGTTACCGGCGCATCGCGAGACGGCGGGGTACCAACCGTGCGATCGTCGCGGTCGGGCGATCCATCCTGGTGATCGTCTGGCATCTGCTGTCCGACTCCGAGGCCCGCTACCGGGACCTCGGGGCGGAGTTCTACCAGCGGCAACGCGGCACCGAACGCCAGAAAGCCGGCCACATCCGCCAGCTCCAAGCACTCGGCTACCACGTCACCCTCGAACCCGTCGCCTGA
- a CDS encoding WhiB family transcriptional regulator produces METNQSSWRVSASCRDADPDGLFVRGAEQNRAKAVCTGCPVRTECLAEALDGRINFGVWGGMTERERRALLRRRPDVISWSDLLEAAKRDALEGARVG; encoded by the coding sequence ATGGAAACCAACCAGTCGAGCTGGCGGGTCAGTGCGTCGTGCCGCGACGCCGATCCGGACGGGCTCTTCGTGCGCGGTGCCGAGCAGAACCGGGCGAAGGCGGTGTGCACCGGCTGTCCGGTCCGCACGGAGTGCCTCGCCGAGGCGCTCGACGGCCGGATCAACTTCGGCGTGTGGGGCGGGATGACCGAACGCGAGCGGCGGGCGCTGCTGCGCCGGCGGCCGGACGTGATCAGCTGGTCCGATCTGCTGGAGGCCGCGAAGCGGGACGCGCTGGAGGGCGCCCGCGTCGGCTGA
- a CDS encoding transglycosylase domain-containing protein: MRKTDGLFKLIGLCLLAGVLVAGILFPVVGAAGVASNQASETVEQTSTDLADIPPPLVTTVTDSAGKPIATLYDQYRIPVAADQINDATKWALVSVEDKRFYEHHGVDWQGTLRAAVSNGAGGDTQGASTLTQQYVKNYLINVVYRGDKTGQEKAQEQSLARKLKEARIAINLESKLSKQQILAGYLNIVEFSRQIYGIGAAAHAYFNTTPEQLTVPQSALLAGLVNNPAVNDPWKHPDKATARRNLVLDRMVDNKKLAKADADRFKATPLGVVADAPAKPAANCTGAGPENGFFCQYVEDYLLKAGFNKDDLYTGGYTIKTTLDEKANHEAKVSAETQVSKTQKNVANTLSLVRPGKTRHEVVALAANRDYGNDAEAGQTTYALPSGVYNTGGAGSSYKIFTTAAVLDKGIAGIYSNIPVGDSYTSHVFTGGGNHCPPTGPPLNSRWYCVGNAGHYGASNTLQGALATSPNTAFVALEDQLGSTAPGIDMAIKLGMRNTMASDTGGQPVDPKDPKSAPQSKVYAPTPTNPGYGAFTLGFSPTNGLELANVAATLLSGGSWCPATPLAGVTDRNGKAVPVKEAACEQVVPEGLANTMVVGMSKDDQAGGTSAAAAAAVNWNRPILGKTGTTQNNGSATFVGGTPQMAGAAMVFRPEGGTGGLCFRAVGNVTTCGTGNMFGGKTPAQTWFGAMTNIMADQPIADLPAEDPKYTGH; this comes from the coding sequence GTGCGCAAAACGGACGGTCTCTTCAAGCTCATCGGCCTCTGTCTGCTCGCGGGGGTGCTCGTCGCCGGAATTCTGTTCCCTGTAGTGGGCGCGGCCGGGGTTGCGTCGAACCAGGCGAGCGAGACGGTCGAACAGACCTCGACCGATCTGGCGGACATCCCGCCGCCCTTGGTGACCACCGTCACGGACTCCGCCGGCAAGCCGATCGCCACGCTGTACGACCAGTACCGCATCCCGGTGGCCGCGGACCAGATCAACGACGCCACGAAGTGGGCCCTGGTGTCGGTCGAGGACAAGCGCTTCTACGAGCACCACGGCGTGGACTGGCAGGGCACGCTGCGCGCCGCGGTGTCCAACGGCGCCGGCGGCGACACGCAGGGCGCCTCGACGCTCACGCAGCAGTACGTCAAGAACTACCTGATCAACGTCGTCTACCGCGGTGACAAGACCGGGCAGGAGAAGGCGCAGGAGCAGAGCCTGGCGCGCAAGCTCAAGGAAGCCCGGATCGCGATCAACCTCGAGTCGAAGCTGTCGAAGCAGCAGATCCTCGCGGGTTACCTGAACATCGTCGAGTTCTCGCGCCAGATCTACGGCATCGGCGCGGCCGCGCACGCGTACTTCAACACCACCCCCGAGCAGCTGACGGTGCCGCAGTCCGCGCTGCTGGCGGGCCTGGTGAACAACCCAGCCGTGAACGACCCGTGGAAGCACCCGGACAAGGCCACCGCGCGCCGGAACCTGGTGCTGGACCGCATGGTCGACAACAAGAAGCTGGCGAAGGCCGACGCGGACCGCTTCAAGGCGACCCCGCTCGGCGTGGTGGCGGACGCCCCGGCGAAGCCAGCGGCGAACTGCACCGGCGCCGGGCCGGAGAACGGCTTCTTCTGCCAGTACGTCGAGGACTACCTGCTGAAGGCGGGCTTCAACAAGGACGACCTGTACACCGGCGGCTACACGATCAAGACCACATTGGACGAGAAGGCCAACCACGAGGCGAAGGTCTCGGCGGAGACGCAGGTCTCGAAGACCCAGAAGAACGTGGCGAACACGCTTTCCTTGGTGCGTCCGGGAAAGACCCGGCACGAGGTGGTGGCGCTGGCCGCGAACCGCGACTACGGCAACGACGCGGAGGCCGGGCAGACGACGTACGCGCTGCCTTCGGGCGTCTACAACACCGGTGGCGCGGGGTCGAGCTACAAGATCTTCACCACGGCCGCCGTGCTGGACAAGGGAATCGCCGGGATCTACAGCAACATCCCGGTCGGCGACAGTTATACGTCACACGTGTTCACCGGTGGTGGCAACCACTGCCCGCCGACCGGTCCTCCGCTGAATTCCCGCTGGTACTGCGTCGGCAACGCCGGGCACTACGGCGCCTCGAACACTCTTCAGGGCGCGCTGGCGACCTCGCCGAACACCGCGTTCGTCGCGCTGGAGGACCAGCTCGGCAGCACCGCGCCGGGCATCGACATGGCCATCAAGCTGGGCATGCGCAACACGATGGCCAGCGACACCGGTGGCCAGCCGGTGGATCCGAAGGACCCGAAGAGCGCGCCCCAGTCCAAGGTGTACGCCCCGACGCCCACCAACCCGGGTTACGGCGCGTTCACCCTGGGCTTCAGCCCGACCAACGGCCTCGAACTCGCGAACGTCGCGGCGACCCTGCTCAGCGGCGGCTCCTGGTGCCCGGCGACGCCGCTGGCCGGCGTCACCGACCGAAACGGGAAAGCCGTGCCGGTCAAGGAAGCCGCCTGTGAGCAGGTCGTGCCCGAAGGCCTCGCGAACACGATGGTCGTCGGCATGAGCAAGGACGACCAGGCGGGCGGCACCTCGGCCGCGGCCGCCGCGGCGGTCAACTGGAACCGCCCGATCCTCGGCAAGACCGGCACGACGCAGAACAACGGCTCGGCCACCTTCGTCGGCGGCACCCCGCAAATGGCGGGCGCCGCCATGGTGTTCCGCCCCGAAGGCGGCACCGGCGGCCTCTGCTTCCGCGCCGTCGGCAACGTCACCACCTGCGGCACCGGCAACATGTTCGGCGGCAAAACCCCGGCCCAGACCTGGTTCGGCGCGATGACGAACATCATGGCCGACCAGCCGATCGCCGATTTGCCCGCGGAGGATCCGAAGTACACGGGCCACTGA
- a CDS encoding metallophosphoesterase has protein sequence MSTLSNTSTSGATAKRLAVGTVALGAATLGYAVGIERRLWTLRTAELPVLAPGAKPFTILHISDLHMLPGHRAKQRWVAALDRLNPDLVVNTGDNLSHRTAVPSVLRALGPLLDRPGLFVFGSNDYYAPKPKNPARYLMPKGKKKRIHGTHLPWRDLRAAFLEHGWTDVTHVRRTIEVAGRPVFAAGVDDPHLRRDRYSDISGPADATAAVRLGITHSPEPRVLDPFATDGYDLVLAGHTHGGQLRLPGYGALVTNCELDRTRARGASRWGAHMWLHVSAGLGTSPYAPARFACRPEASLLTLVPRGSGAPEKRKTTPRKPSRSIR, from the coding sequence GTGAGCACGCTCAGTAACACCAGCACGTCCGGGGCGACCGCGAAGCGGCTCGCTGTGGGGACAGTCGCGCTTGGGGCGGCGACCCTCGGTTACGCCGTCGGGATCGAGCGGCGGCTGTGGACGCTCCGCACTGCCGAGCTGCCAGTACTGGCGCCCGGCGCGAAGCCGTTCACCATCCTGCACATCTCGGACCTGCACATGCTGCCCGGGCACCGCGCCAAGCAACGCTGGGTCGCCGCGCTGGATCGGCTGAACCCGGACCTCGTCGTGAACACCGGTGACAACCTCTCGCACCGCACCGCGGTGCCGTCGGTGCTGCGCGCGCTCGGGCCGCTGCTCGACCGGCCTGGGCTGTTCGTCTTCGGCAGCAACGACTACTACGCGCCCAAGCCCAAGAACCCCGCGCGCTACCTGATGCCGAAGGGCAAGAAGAAGCGCATCCACGGCACCCACCTGCCGTGGCGTGATCTGCGCGCGGCGTTCCTCGAGCACGGCTGGACCGACGTCACCCACGTGCGCCGCACCATCGAGGTCGCCGGGCGGCCGGTGTTCGCCGCCGGTGTCGACGATCCGCACCTGCGCCGCGACCGCTACTCCGACATCTCCGGCCCCGCCGACGCCACCGCCGCCGTCCGGCTCGGCATCACGCACTCGCCCGAGCCGCGGGTGCTCGACCCGTTCGCCACGGACGGCTACGACCTGGTCCTGGCCGGCCACACCCACGGCGGCCAGCTGCGCCTGCCCGGCTACGGCGCGCTGGTCACCAACTGTGAGCTCGACCGCACCCGCGCCCGCGGCGCCTCCCGCTGGGGCGCGCACATGTGGCTGCACGTCTCGGCCGGCCTCGGCACTTCCCCGTACGCGCCGGCGCGGTTCGCCTGCCGTCCGGAAGCCAGCCTGCTGACGCTGGTCCCGCGCGGTTCTGGAGCCCCGGAGAAGCGGAAGACAACCCCGCGTAAACCCTCAAGGAGCATCCGCTAG
- a CDS encoding methyltransferase domain-containing protein: MLEGYARDAASRRAARAAVERSEFAHPLFTPGRRVIDLSCGPGFLTVALEGPVSSKVDYLVAAPAALPFPSASVDVAFSHALLERLPDPGPLLAELHRILRPGGRLALSTLDWSRARLRPKTANVDAALRGYYLLLRRAGGNPFAGRRIAEHVASAGFTAVTARTRYRTDLAYRDLAAYVERRLATALADPTHPDRDQLTSAARSAWSWTRSAGSGDFTQCWTELIATR, from the coding sequence GTGCTGGAGGGATACGCGCGGGACGCGGCTTCGAGGCGGGCGGCGCGTGCGGCGGTGGAGCGGTCGGAGTTCGCGCACCCGCTGTTCACCCCGGGCCGGCGAGTGATCGACCTGTCTTGCGGCCCGGGATTCCTGACCGTCGCGCTCGAGGGCCCGGTGTCGTCCAAAGTGGACTATCTGGTGGCGGCGCCGGCCGCGCTGCCGTTCCCCTCCGCCTCGGTGGACGTGGCCTTCTCCCACGCCTTGCTGGAACGCCTGCCCGACCCGGGCCCGCTGCTGGCCGAACTGCACCGCATCCTCCGCCCCGGCGGCCGGCTGGCATTGTCCACTCTGGACTGGAGCCGGGCCCGCCTGCGCCCGAAGACGGCAAACGTCGACGCTGCCCTGCGCGGCTACTACCTGCTCCTGCGCCGCGCCGGCGGCAACCCTTTCGCCGGCCGCCGAATCGCCGAGCACGTCGCGTCCGCCGGTTTCACCGCCGTCACGGCCCGCACCCGCTACCGCACTGATCTGGCCTATCGCGACCTGGCTGCCTACGTGGAACGCCGCTTGGCCACCGCCCTGGCCGACCCCACCCATCCGGACCGCGATCAGCTGACGTCCGCCGCGCGTTCGGCCTGGTCCTGGACCCGTTCCGCCGGATCCGGCGACTTCACGCAGTGCTGGACGGAACTGATCGCCACTCGCTGA